A genomic segment from Fibrobacter sp. UWR4 encodes:
- a CDS encoding TlpA disulfide reductase family protein: MRIFTKLISFAAFVAIAAGVSNAQLAVEQPAVDVKLMQDSTTNQPMKMDFSKPLTGISDPGILFSHFSNRPLLIYYFSPKCPHCQRHMPEIQDLMKEYEKDGLTGIAIGLGGGIKKNDIRLFIDQYKVVIPVFQDADYKFAPVYGTGYIPVVYLVNKDGTFYRYETVNDANIKDMRRKISTMLKK; encoded by the coding sequence ATGCGTATTTTTACAAAGTTGATCAGTTTTGCCGCATTTGTTGCAATCGCCGCAGGCGTGTCCAACGCACAGCTCGCAGTCGAACAGCCTGCAGTTGACGTAAAGTTGATGCAGGATTCCACAACGAATCAGCCTATGAAGATGGACTTTTCCAAGCCTCTTACCGGCATTAGCGATCCAGGCATCCTGTTCAGCCACTTTTCCAACCGTCCCCTGCTGATCTACTATTTCAGCCCAAAGTGTCCCCACTGCCAGCGCCATATGCCGGAAATCCAGGACCTGATGAAGGAATATGAAAAGGACGGCCTGACCGGCATCGCCATCGGTCTCGGCGGAGGCATCAAGAAGAACGACATTAGGCTGTTCATCGACCAGTACAAGGTGGTCATTCCCGTTTTCCAGGACGCAGACTATAAGTTCGCTCCCGTATACGGCACCGGCTATATTCCCGTTGTCTATCTGGTCAACAAGGATGGCACCTTCTACCGCTATGAAACAGTCAATGACGCAAACATCAAGGACATGCGCAGGAAGATTTCTACCATGCTGAAGAAGTAG